The Cytobacillus oceanisediminis genomic interval CGTGCCAAAAGTGTTTAGCTACGATCCCATTATGAACTGTACCGCGATGGAGGATCTGTCTGATTACACCATTATGAGAACAGCTTTAATGCAGCATGAAAAATTTCCGCTGTTTGCTGACCATATCTCGACTTTCCTGGTAAATACCCTATTGCTTACTTCCGATGTCGTAATGGGGCATAAGGAAAAGAAAGAGCTCGTCCAAAAATTTATCAACCCGGAATTGTGCGAAATTTCAGAGGACCTCGTTTTCACGGAACCGTTTTACGACTGTCCGAGAAATGAAGTGTTTGAAGGCACAAGGGAATTTGCCAAAAGGGAAATTTGGGAGGATCCAAAGCTTCAGCTTGAAACTGCTAAGCTTAAATTCGAGTTTATGACCAATGCCCAGTCCCTGCTGCATGGCGATCTGCACACAGGCTCGATTTTTGTAAAAGAAGATTCTACAAAAATCATTGATCCCGAATTTGCTTTCTGCGGCCCAGCCGGCTACGATGTCGGCAACGTGATCGCCAACCTGATTTTCGCCTATGTGAACGCGAAATATACAATGGCAGAGGGGGAAGAAAGACAGGTTCAGCTGGAATATCTCGAAAATACAATGGAAGATATTATCGACTTGTTCAAAAAGAAATTCCTGCAGGCATGGGATGAGAAAGCAACTGAGCAAACAGCCCGTTATGAGGGGTTTAAAGAATATTATCTGGATACAGTCCTGCGTGACACAGCAGCTGTCACAGGACTTGAACTGTGCAGGAGAATTATTGGGCTGGCATCTGTAAAGGATGTCACTTCCATTGAAGATTACAGCAGCAGAGCTGCAGCGGAAAAGATTTGTCTGGCAGCCGGAAAAATGTTTATTATAGATAGGGAATCTTTTAAAACAGGAGCGGATTTTGTACGTGTTCTAAAAGACTGTGAAAAAAGATTCTAAAGGAGGCAGCATGATGGGAAAACCAGTGGATGTCATCCAATCTGTCAGATTGGACGATGAAAATGACACGCTCATTCTATTAGATCAAACAGTTCTGCCGAATGAAAAGAACTTTTTGCATTTGAAAGAATTAAAGGATATATGGGATGCAATCTATCATTTGAAGGTCCGAGGTGCACCTGCCATTGGAATAGCCGCGGCTTACGGTGTTTATTTGGGCACAAAGCAATCAGCGGCAGCAAGCTATGAAGAACTTTATCTGGATTTTAAAAAAGCGAAGGAATACCTGGCGTCATCACGGCCAACTGCAGTCAATCTGTTTTGGGCGCTCGACCGCATGGAAGCCCGTTTCCAGAAGGAAGAAGGCAAAGCTGCAGCTGAAATAAAGCAGGCCCTGAAAGTGGAAGCAGAAAAAATACGCGCTGAGGATGAAAAAGTTTGCGAGTCGATCGGACAGCACGCGCTTTCCGTTCTTGAGCCTGGATGGGGCATTCTGACACACTGTAATGCCGGTACGATTGCGACCGCTAAATATGGGACAGCTCTTGCTCCGATTTATTTAGGACGGGAAAAGGGATATGATTTTAAAGTATACGCCGATGAAACCCGCCCGCTTCTGCAGGGGGCCCGCCTGACTGCATGGGAGCTCGAAGA includes:
- the mtnK gene encoding S-methyl-5-thioribose kinase, which gives rise to MTVFTSAYFTMTEQEAIEYARTRLNYFSPDAELDCREIGDGNLNYVFKLTDHKHNKSLIIKQAGPVARISDEFKLSPDRNRIEYEILDLQNKLAPGFVPKVFSYDPIMNCTAMEDLSDYTIMRTALMQHEKFPLFADHISTFLVNTLLLTSDVVMGHKEKKELVQKFINPELCEISEDLVFTEPFYDCPRNEVFEGTREFAKREIWEDPKLQLETAKLKFEFMTNAQSLLHGDLHTGSIFVKEDSTKIIDPEFAFCGPAGYDVGNVIANLIFAYVNAKYTMAEGEERQVQLEYLENTMEDIIDLFKKKFLQAWDEKATEQTARYEGFKEYYLDTVLRDTAAVTGLELCRRIIGLASVKDVTSIEDYSSRAAAEKICLAAGKMFIIDRESFKTGADFVRVLKDCEKRF
- the mtnA gene encoding S-methyl-5-thioribose-1-phosphate isomerase, with amino-acid sequence MGKPVDVIQSVRLDDENDTLILLDQTVLPNEKNFLHLKELKDIWDAIYHLKVRGAPAIGIAAAYGVYLGTKQSAAASYEELYLDFKKAKEYLASSRPTAVNLFWALDRMEARFQKEEGKAAAEIKQALKVEAEKIRAEDEKVCESIGQHALSVLEPGWGILTHCNAGTIATAKYGTALAPIYLGREKGYDFKVYADETRPLLQGARLTAWELEEAGVDVTLICDNMASIVMKEGKIQAVLVGCDRVAANGDAANKIGTSGVAILAKHYSIPFYVCAPLSTVDLACKTGDDIQIELRDSEEITSKWYEKPMAPEGVRTYNPAFDVTGNELITGIITENGIAYAPFTESLSKMFK